A stretch of Acidimicrobiales bacterium DNA encodes these proteins:
- the secE gene encoding preprotein translocase subunit SecE, with translation MSMNRQQKRMLQKQGEVDADGSPVRTRRQPQQAAPQERTSPLQFLREVRNELRKVAWPSRSETVNYSIVVLVTIVVLGAIIYGLDWVFSTLILDLFEN, from the coding sequence ATGTCGATGAACCGACAGCAGAAGCGCATGCTGCAGAAGCAGGGCGAGGTCGACGCCGACGGCTCGCCCGTTCGCACCCGTCGACAGCCCCAGCAGGCCGCGCCCCAGGAGCGCACGAGCCCGCTCCAGTTCCTGCGCGAGGTGCGCAACGAGCTGCGCAAGGTCGCCTGGCCGTCTCGTTCGGAGACCGTCAACTACTCGATCGTCGTCCTGGTCACCATCGTGGTGCTCGGTGCGATCATCTACGGCCTCGACTGGGTCTTCTCCACCCTCATCCTCGACCTGTTCGAGAACTGA
- the rplK gene encoding 50S ribosomal protein L11: MAKKQVAAVVKIQIPAGQASPAPPVGTALGPHGVAIMDFCKDYNARTEDQRGQVVPAEITIYEDRSFSFILKTPPTAFLIKKAAGLDLAANHPGRETAGSISDAQVTEIAEIKMPDLNANDLDAAKLQVAGTARSMGIEVN; the protein is encoded by the coding sequence ATGGCCAAGAAGCAGGTCGCTGCTGTCGTCAAGATCCAGATTCCGGCCGGTCAGGCTTCGCCTGCACCGCCCGTGGGCACCGCGCTCGGTCCGCACGGTGTCGCGATCATGGACTTCTGCAAGGACTACAACGCACGCACCGAGGACCAGCGCGGTCAGGTCGTGCCCGCCGAGATCACGATCTACGAGGACCGCTCGTTCTCGTTCATCCTGAAGACCCCGCCGACCGCCTTCCTCATCAAGAAGGCCGCCGGTCTCGATCTCGCCGCCAACCATCCCGGCCGCGAGACCGCCGGCTCGATCTCGGACGCCCAGGTGACCGAGATCGCCGAGATCAAGATGCCCGACCTCAACGCCAACGACCTCGACGCCGCCAAGCTCCAGGTCGCCGGCACCGCCCGTTCCATGGGCATCGAGGTCAACTGA
- the rplA gene encoding 50S ribosomal protein L1, whose product MAQSKQYKDNAQKFDRDALHSDEEAIGILKTFGTKKFDETVDIVIRLGVDPRKADQMIRSTVALPAGTGKDVRIAVFAQGEAAQAARDAGADHVGGDDLAAEVEKGMTDFDLAIATPDMMPTVGKLGRVLGPRGLMPNPKTGTVTPDVAKAIGEFKGGMVEYRTDRFANVHVPIGKASFDEAALLLNLRALMGEIERARPASAKGNYVRKVVVSTTMGPGVRIDPARIQLQPA is encoded by the coding sequence ATGGCGCAGAGCAAGCAGTACAAGGACAACGCCCAGAAGTTCGACCGAGATGCCCTGCACTCGGACGAGGAGGCCATCGGCATCCTCAAGACCTTCGGGACCAAGAAGTTCGACGAGACCGTGGACATCGTCATCCGCCTCGGGGTCGACCCCCGCAAGGCCGACCAGATGATCCGCTCGACCGTCGCCCTCCCGGCCGGTACCGGCAAGGACGTGCGCATCGCCGTCTTCGCCCAGGGTGAGGCCGCGCAGGCGGCCCGCGACGCCGGCGCCGACCATGTCGGTGGCGACGATCTCGCCGCCGAGGTCGAGAAGGGCATGACCGACTTCGACCTCGCGATCGCGACGCCGGACATGATGCCCACGGTCGGCAAGCTCGGTCGCGTGCTCGGTCCGCGTGGTCTCATGCCGAACCCGAAGACGGGCACCGTCACCCCCGACGTCGCCAAGGCGATCGGCGAGTTCAAGGGCGGCATGGTCGAGTACCGCACCGACCGCTTCGCCAACGTGCACGTGCCCATCGGCAAGGCGTCGTTCGACGAGGCCGCGCTGCTGCTCAACCTGCGGGCGCTCATGGGCGAGATCGAACGGGCCCGCCCCGCTTCCGCGAAGGGCAACTACGTCCGCAAGGTCGTCGTCAGCACCACGATGGGTCCCGGTGTGCGCATCGACCCGGCCCGCATCCAGCTCCAGCCGGCCTGA
- the rplJ gene encoding 50S ribosomal protein L10 → MGDPRPEKVAVVDEVKQKLAESDGAMLTEYRGLDVRAIAELRRALRDAGGEYKIYKNTLVRRAAQDAGLEIDDLLTGPTAIAFVGEKADGTAGDVAAVAKALKEFAKTNDALVIKGGVLDEQLLSPEDLKALAELPSRDVLLAQLAGAFQAPMAKFAGLLAAVPRDFAYGLQALIEKGGGPDAAADETPPDAEASTEEPAEAAAAEAPADVEESTDAPAEAEASADESGEADQAEATDNNTPADAAGDNEEA, encoded by the coding sequence ATGGGAGACCCGAGACCGGAGAAGGTTGCGGTCGTCGACGAGGTGAAGCAGAAGCTCGCCGAGTCCGACGGCGCGATGCTGACCGAGTACCGCGGCCTCGATGTGCGAGCCATTGCCGAACTACGGCGGGCCCTGCGCGATGCGGGAGGCGAGTACAAGATCTACAAGAACACGCTCGTCCGTCGCGCCGCGCAGGATGCGGGGCTCGAGATCGACGACCTGCTCACCGGCCCGACCGCCATCGCGTTCGTCGGCGAGAAGGCCGACGGGACTGCCGGTGACGTGGCGGCCGTGGCGAAGGCCCTCAAGGAGTTCGCCAAGACCAACGACGCGCTGGTGATCAAGGGCGGCGTGCTCGACGAGCAGCTGCTCAGCCCCGAGGATCTCAAAGCGCTGGCCGAACTGCCCTCGCGCGACGTGCTGCTGGCTCAGCTGGCCGGTGCGTTCCAGGCCCCCATGGCCAAGTTCGCCGGACTGCTCGCGGCCGTCCCGCGGGACTTCGCCTACGGGCTGCAGGCCCTCATCGAGAAGGGCGGCGGCCCCGACGCTGCCGCCGATGAGACGCCGCCGGACGCCGAGGCGTCCACCGAAGAACCTGCCGAGGCCGCCGCGGCCGAGGCACCCGCCGACGTGGAGGAATCCACCGACGCACCCGCAGAGGCCGAGGCCTCTGCCGATGAATCCGGCGAGGCCGATCAGGCCGAAGCCACCGACAACAACACACCGGCCGACGCGGCCGGCGACAACGAGGAGGCCTGA
- a CDS encoding sigma-70 family RNA polymerase sigma factor, with translation MSASSRLRIVTDPSRNADGAGGSKPSDASMDDLVQRAVDGEREAFDEMVRRTHRDAYGLALRLTSDEEDARDVVQDAYLRAYRGLDRFRGDAQFSTWLYRIVANCASTATGKRARHRHEELPDESSVAELRPDFDPAIQADVAGLRDELDQAIGDLPPRLRAVVVLRDVYDMPHEDIADELGISVSAAKVRLHRARRRLRERVFPLPGEELHAI, from the coding sequence ATGTCGGCATCGTCACGCCTCCGGATCGTCACCGATCCGTCACGTAACGCCGACGGTGCCGGCGGGTCCAAACCCTCAGACGCCTCGATGGACGACCTCGTCCAGCGGGCGGTCGACGGCGAACGCGAGGCGTTCGACGAGATGGTGCGCCGAACCCATCGCGATGCGTACGGGTTGGCGCTCCGGCTCACGAGTGACGAGGAGGATGCGAGGGACGTGGTGCAGGACGCCTACCTCCGTGCCTATCGCGGCCTCGACCGCTTCCGGGGCGACGCCCAGTTCAGCACCTGGCTCTACCGCATCGTCGCGAACTGCGCCTCCACCGCCACCGGCAAGCGGGCCCGGCACCGCCACGAGGAGCTTCCCGACGAATCGTCCGTGGCCGAACTCCGACCCGACTTCGACCCGGCCATCCAGGCCGACGTCGCCGGGCTGCGCGACGAGCTGGACCAGGCGATCGGCGATCTGCCGCCCCGGCTGCGCGCCGTCGTCGTGTTGCGCGACGTCTACGACATGCCCCACGAGGACATCGCCGACGAACTCGGCATCTCCGTGAGCGCCGCCAAGGTGCGGTTGCACCGAGCCCGCCGTCGGCTGCGTGAACGGGTGTTCCCGCTCCCGGGAGAGGAACTCCATGCGATCTGA
- a CDS encoding DNA-directed RNA polymerase subunit beta, which translates to MTTRAAHRERYSFGNLPEVLELPDLIAVQRESFTWLLDEGLAQTFRDISPIKDFTETLQLELEFDPDDEDLRPPPKFTVEECKEKDMTYSAPIFVRARFMNANTGEIKEQTVFMGDFPMMTDKGTFIINGTERVVVSQLVRSPGVIFQPGERFRLRNLSKHQLVTGTVHPYRGEWIEFDVEQKPGKDVTAGARVARKRRISLFTLLRALGYDEENEPGFLDKFVDYFDFLEGQWEKDKEIAPTQEEALLEIYKRARPGEPPTVESARAYFRNAFFEPRRYDLSRVGRYKLNRKLGPELDFLQKQFKLDLERPDEDQSVLAQAEMLAATTYLLNLAKGEPGYRLDDQDHFANRRIRSVGELIQNQVRIGLSRMERVVRERMTTQDVEAITPQTLINIRPVVAAIKEFFGTSQLSQFMDQVNPLSGLTHRRRLSALGPGGLSRERAGFEVRDVHFSHYGRMCPIETPEGPNIGLIGGLASFARVNPFGFIETPYRVVKKGRVTDEIVYLTADEEEDYVVAQANAPIDAKGNFLNDRVLVRRSPQAASLQDLRLQLEQEVFFGATTEISSVPPEEVQMMDVSPKQIISVATALIPFLEHDDANRALMGANMQRQAVPLVRAEAPYIGTGIEGRCATDAADMVLAEEDGTVVELDGDHMVLDYKNKGQTTIRLKRFERSNQDSCISQKPRVAEGDKVKKGQLLADGPSTDNGELALGKNLLVAFMPWEGYNFEDAIILSERLVKDDVLTSVHIHEHEIDARDTKLGPEEITRDIPNLSEEILADLDERGIIRVGAEVGPGDVLVGKVTPKGETELTPEERLLRAIFGEKAREVRDTSLKVPHGETGKVIDVKVFNRDDAHELPPGVNQLVRVYVAQKRKISVGDKLAGRHGNKGVISKILPIEDMPFNADGQQVDIILNPLGVPSRMNVGQVLEAHLGYAARWGWDIDGEKVGDEPVRGTERKTRPTTKPSTFIATPVFDGAKWDEQELAGDKPVIVDILKNLNAESHDGETRLIGTDGKQMLFNGRTGEPYDNPIMTGYVYILKLAHLVDDKIHARSTGPYSMITQQPLGGKAQFGGQRFGEMEVWALEAYGAAYCLQELLTIKSDDVLGRVKVYEAIVKGENIPEPGIPESFKVLIKEMQALCINVEVLSKDGQEIEMRELDEETFRTVEELGIDLQRPERGSDEEDAARAAARAARG; encoded by the coding sequence GTGACTACACGCGCCGCTCATCGCGAACGCTATTCGTTCGGCAACCTCCCCGAGGTTCTCGAACTGCCCGATCTCATCGCTGTCCAGCGTGAGTCCTTCACATGGTTGCTCGACGAGGGTCTGGCTCAGACCTTCCGCGACATCAGCCCGATCAAGGACTTCACCGAGACGCTCCAGCTCGAGCTGGAGTTCGATCCCGACGACGAGGACCTGCGTCCGCCGCCGAAGTTCACGGTGGAGGAGTGCAAGGAAAAGGACATGACCTACAGCGCGCCGATCTTCGTGCGCGCTCGCTTCATGAACGCCAACACCGGCGAGATCAAGGAGCAGACGGTCTTCATGGGTGACTTCCCCATGATGACCGACAAGGGCACCTTCATCATCAACGGTACCGAGCGGGTCGTCGTGTCCCAGCTCGTGCGTTCGCCGGGTGTCATCTTCCAGCCGGGTGAGCGGTTCCGTCTGCGGAACCTGAGCAAGCACCAGCTCGTCACGGGCACCGTCCACCCGTACCGCGGTGAGTGGATCGAGTTCGACGTCGAGCAGAAGCCGGGCAAGGACGTCACCGCCGGCGCCCGCGTCGCCCGCAAGCGTCGGATCTCGCTGTTCACGCTCCTGCGCGCCCTCGGCTACGACGAGGAGAACGAGCCGGGCTTCCTCGACAAGTTCGTCGACTACTTCGACTTCCTCGAGGGTCAGTGGGAGAAGGACAAGGAGATCGCCCCGACCCAGGAAGAGGCGCTCCTCGAGATCTACAAGCGGGCCCGTCCGGGTGAGCCGCCCACGGTCGAGTCCGCCCGTGCCTACTTCCGCAACGCCTTCTTCGAGCCGCGGCGTTACGACCTCAGCCGGGTCGGTCGCTACAAGCTCAACCGCAAGCTCGGTCCCGAACTCGACTTTCTCCAGAAGCAGTTCAAGCTCGATCTCGAGCGTCCCGACGAGGACCAGTCGGTGCTGGCCCAGGCCGAGATGCTGGCCGCCACCACCTACCTGCTCAACCTCGCCAAGGGCGAGCCGGGCTATCGCCTCGACGACCAGGACCACTTCGCCAACCGCCGCATCCGCAGCGTCGGCGAGCTGATCCAGAACCAGGTCCGCATCGGTCTCAGCCGCATGGAGCGGGTCGTGCGCGAGCGCATGACCACCCAGGACGTCGAGGCCATCACCCCGCAGACGCTGATCAACATCCGTCCCGTGGTCGCCGCGATCAAGGAGTTCTTCGGAACCTCCCAGCTGTCGCAGTTCATGGACCAGGTCAACCCCCTGTCGGGTCTCACCCACCGTCGTCGTCTCTCGGCGCTCGGCCCGGGTGGTCTGTCCCGTGAGCGGGCCGGCTTCGAGGTGCGAGACGTTCACTTCTCGCACTACGGCCGCATGTGCCCGATCGAGACCCCGGAGGGTCCGAACATCGGTCTGATCGGTGGCCTGGCGTCCTTCGCCCGGGTCAACCCGTTCGGCTTCATCGAGACGCCCTACCGCGTGGTCAAGAAGGGTCGCGTCACCGACGAGATCGTCTACCTGACCGCCGACGAGGAAGAGGACTACGTCGTCGCCCAGGCCAACGCGCCGATCGACGCCAAGGGCAACTTCCTCAACGACCGGGTGCTGGTGCGCCGGTCGCCGCAGGCTGCGTCGCTGCAGGACCTTCGCCTCCAGCTCGAACAGGAAGTGTTCTTCGGTGCCACCACCGAGATCTCCTCGGTGCCGCCGGAGGAAGTCCAGATGATGGACGTCTCGCCGAAGCAGATCATCTCGGTCGCCACGGCGCTGATCCCCTTCCTCGAGCACGATGACGCCAACCGTGCGCTCATGGGCGCCAACATGCAGCGCCAGGCCGTGCCGCTGGTGCGAGCCGAGGCTCCCTACATCGGCACCGGCATCGAGGGCCGCTGCGCCACCGACGCCGCCGACATGGTGCTCGCCGAGGAGGACGGCACCGTCGTCGAACTCGACGGCGACCACATGGTCCTCGACTACAAGAACAAGGGTCAGACCACGATCCGGCTCAAGCGCTTCGAGCGGTCGAACCAGGACTCCTGCATCTCCCAGAAGCCCCGCGTGGCCGAGGGCGACAAGGTCAAGAAGGGCCAGCTCCTCGCCGACGGTCCGTCCACGGACAACGGCGAGCTGGCGCTCGGCAAGAACCTGCTCGTCGCCTTCATGCCGTGGGAGGGCTACAACTTCGAGGACGCGATCATCCTCTCGGAGCGGCTCGTGAAGGACGACGTGCTCACGTCGGTCCACATCCACGAGCACGAGATCGATGCCCGTGACACGAAGCTCGGCCCGGAGGAGATCACCCGGGACATCCCGAACCTGAGCGAGGAGATCCTCGCCGACCTCGACGAGCGCGGCATCATCCGCGTCGGCGCCGAAGTCGGCCCGGGCGACGTCCTCGTCGGCAAGGTCACGCCCAAGGGCGAGACCGAGCTCACGCCGGAGGAGCGCCTCCTGCGGGCGATCTTCGGGGAGAAGGCCCGTGAGGTGCGCGACACGTCGCTGAAGGTCCCCCACGGCGAGACCGGCAAGGTCATCGACGTCAAGGTCTTCAATCGCGACGACGCCCACGAGCTGCCCCCCGGGGTCAACCAGCTCGTGCGGGTCTACGTCGCCCAGAAGCGCAAGATCAGCGTCGGTGACAAGCTCGCCGGCCGCCACGGCAACAAGGGCGTCATCTCCAAGATCCTCCCGATCGAGGACATGCCGTTCAACGCCGACGGCCAGCAGGTCGACATCATCCTCAACCCGCTCGGCGTTCCGTCCCGCATGAACGTGGGCCAGGTGCTCGAGGCGCACCTCGGCTACGCGGCGCGCTGGGGCTGGGACATCGATGGTGAGAAGGTCGGCGACGAGCCGGTCCGGGGCACCGAGCGCAAGACGCGTCCGACCACGAAGCCGTCCACGTTCATCGCCACGCCGGTGTTCGACGGCGCCAAGTGGGACGAGCAGGAGCTCGCCGGTGACAAGCCCGTCATCGTCGACATCCTGAAGAACCTCAACGCGGAGAGCCACGACGGTGAGACCCGCCTGATCGGTACCGACGGCAAGCAGATGCTCTTCAACGGGCGCACCGGTGAGCCGTACGACAACCCGATCATGACGGGCTACGTCTACATCCTGAAGTTGGCCCACCTCGTGGACGACAAGATCCACGCCCGTTCGACCGGTCCGTACTCCATGATCACCCAGCAGCCGCTCGGCGGTAAGGCCCAGTTCGGTGGCCAGCGCTTCGGTGAGATGGAGGTGTGGGCCCTCGAGGCGTACGGCGCGGCCTACTGCCTGCAGGAGCTGCTCACGATCAAGTCCGACGACGTGCTCGGCCGGGTGAAGGTCTACGAGGCCATCGTCAAGGGCGAGAACATCCCGGAGCCGGGCATCCCCGAGTCCTTCAAGGTGCTCATCAAGGAAATGCAGGCGTTGTGCATCAACGTCGAGGTGCTCTCCAAGGACGGTCAGGAGATCGAGATGCGTGAACTCGACGAGGAGACCTTCCGCACGGTCGAGGAGCTGGGGATCGATCTCCAGCGCCCCGAGCGTGGATCAGATGAAGAAGACGCTGCCCGTGCCGCCGCTCGTGCGGCCCGCGGCTGA
- a CDS encoding tyrosine-protein phosphatase codes for MADPLSHVNVLAADDRLIVTWRGGGPELSVFLSDSPDDAGTDVRAPDAPGRAVLPRAPHPQYVHLFSPDDGFVVAASRRIELEGPDNFRDIGGYPTVDGRWTRWGRVFRSDGLHGLTATDHGVLERLGITTVFDLRSDAEVEHAPDRLPDHVDHVHMPMSSDVAQQRSMLERIVDGDLTKFDEDDMAAGYLRMLEGFPDYIAAMVAAVADGRPILFHCTAGKDRTGITAMTMLGLAGVAEPYILDDYEISAHYRAQSSEGTSWFADQIRQAGLDPDDFHAMWGSPRPAMRKTLDGLREKWGDHAAYVRSIGVDEDVAARARAALRSGE; via the coding sequence GTGGCCGACCCGCTCTCCCATGTCAACGTGCTCGCCGCCGACGATCGGTTGATCGTGACCTGGCGGGGCGGTGGTCCGGAGTTGTCGGTCTTCCTGTCCGACTCGCCCGACGACGCCGGCACCGACGTCCGAGCCCCCGACGCGCCGGGTCGGGCGGTGCTGCCCCGCGCCCCGCATCCGCAGTACGTGCACCTCTTCAGCCCCGACGACGGTTTCGTCGTCGCCGCGTCGCGACGCATCGAGCTGGAGGGCCCGGACAACTTCCGCGACATCGGTGGCTATCCCACGGTCGACGGCCGGTGGACCCGCTGGGGCCGCGTGTTCCGCAGCGACGGTCTGCACGGATTGACCGCCACGGATCACGGTGTCCTCGAACGCCTCGGGATCACGACGGTCTTCGACCTCCGTTCCGACGCCGAGGTCGAGCACGCCCCCGATCGACTTCCCGATCATGTCGACCATGTGCACATGCCCATGTCGAGCGATGTCGCCCAGCAGCGGTCGATGCTCGAGCGGATCGTCGACGGTGATCTGACGAAGTTCGACGAGGACGACATGGCTGCGGGCTACCTGCGCATGCTCGAGGGGTTCCCCGACTACATCGCGGCGATGGTGGCCGCGGTCGCGGACGGTCGGCCGATCCTCTTCCACTGCACCGCGGGCAAGGACCGCACCGGGATCACGGCGATGACCATGCTCGGTCTCGCCGGTGTGGCCGAGCCCTACATCCTCGACGACTACGAGATCTCCGCCCACTATCGGGCCCAGTCGTCGGAGGGCACGTCGTGGTTCGCCGACCAGATCCGACAGGCCGGCCTGGACCCGGACGACTTCCACGCCATGTGGGGCTCGCCCCGTCCGGCCATGCGCAAGACCCTCGACGGGCTGCGCGAGAAGTGGGGCGATCACGCGGCGTACGTGCGCAGTATCGGCGTGGACGAGGACGTCGCCGCCCGGGCCCGGGCCGCTCTGCGCAGCGGTGAATGA
- the nusG gene encoding transcription termination/antitermination protein NusG: MTDENEDMNDETTSEDSISEEAVVAEAEEIVAEAAEDLADGAGEDEAPPANTPIGAGLANEWTGGTADPVASPEADVLLDEDALLAEDDVEPYVSPYDRPGRWFVLHTQSGYEKKVKQNLEARIASMNMEERIYEVVIPTREIPEFKNGKKVMTEKKLFPGYLLCRTSLDDDAWYVIRNTPGVTGFVNQGGKPSPMRRKDVESFLGVEADRTQEQTKRAKPMFEFEMGESVRVKEGPFADFSGEIIEINEDQLRVKVLVNIFGRETPVELEFAQVGRI, encoded by the coding sequence ATGACTGACGAGAACGAAGACATGAACGACGAGACCACGTCCGAAGACAGCATTTCCGAAGAGGCCGTCGTCGCCGAGGCCGAGGAGATCGTGGCCGAAGCGGCCGAGGATCTCGCCGACGGTGCGGGTGAGGACGAGGCGCCTCCGGCGAACACGCCGATCGGCGCCGGTCTGGCGAACGAGTGGACGGGCGGCACCGCCGACCCCGTCGCGTCCCCGGAAGCCGACGTGCTGCTCGACGAGGACGCCCTTCTCGCCGAGGACGACGTGGAGCCCTACGTCTCCCCCTACGACCGACCCGGCCGCTGGTTCGTGCTCCACACCCAGTCGGGCTACGAGAAGAAGGTCAAGCAGAACCTCGAGGCCCGCATCGCTTCGATGAACATGGAGGAGCGCATCTACGAGGTGGTCATCCCCACCCGTGAGATCCCCGAGTTCAAGAACGGCAAGAAGGTGATGACCGAGAAGAAGCTCTTCCCGGGCTACCTCCTGTGCCGCACCTCGCTCGACGACGACGCCTGGTACGTCATCCGCAACACCCCCGGGGTCACCGGCTTCGTGAACCAGGGCGGCAAGCCCTCGCCGATGCGGCGCAAGGACGTGGAGAGCTTCCTCGGGGTCGAAGCGGACCGCACGCAGGAACAGACCAAGCGCGCCAAGCCGATGTTCGAGTTCGAGATGGGCGAGTCGGTCCGCGTCAAGGAGGGTCCGTTCGCGGACTTCTCCGGCGAGATCATCGAGATCAACGAGGATCAGCTCCGCGTCAAGGTGCTCGTCAACATCTTCGGTCGCGAGACCCCGGTCGAACTCGAATTCGCCCAGGTCGGTCGGATCTAA
- the rplL gene encoding 50S ribosomal protein L7/L12: protein MMATKEEILDAIGAMSVLELSELLSDFEEKFGVTAAAPVAVAAAPGGGGGDAAPEEEKDSFDVVLTAAGDKKIQVIKEVRGLTSLGLKEAKELVDGAPKPILEGASKEDAEKAKEALEAAGGSVELQ from the coding sequence ATCATGGCAACCAAGGAAGAGATTCTCGACGCGATCGGCGCCATGAGCGTCCTCGAGCTGAGCGAACTGCTGTCGGACTTCGAGGAGAAGTTCGGCGTCACCGCCGCGGCCCCCGTGGCCGTTGCCGCTGCCCCCGGTGGCGGCGGTGGTGATGCTGCCCCGGAGGAGGAGAAGGACTCGTTCGACGTCGTTCTCACCGCCGCCGGCGACAAGAAGATCCAGGTCATCAAGGAGGTGCGCGGTCTGACGTCTCTCGGTCTCAAGGAGGCCAAGGAGCTCGTCGACGGTGCCCCCAAGCCGATCCTGGAAGGCGCTTCCAAGGAAGACGCGGAGAAGGCCAAGGAGGCCCTCGAGGCCGCCGGCGGCTCCGTCGAACTCCAGTAG